One Deltaproteobacteria bacterium RBG_16_64_85 DNA window includes the following coding sequences:
- a CDS encoding NADH dehydrogenase (The point of entry for the majority of electrons that traverse the respiratory chain eventually resulting in the reduction of oxygen), whose translation MHAPASFGPEAHVLVGNADQFVNWARKSSLWYLLFATACCGIELMQTGASRYDLDRFGAVFRASPRQSDLLIVAGTITHKMADRVKRLYEQMPEPKFVLSMGSCANTGGPFYKDSYCVVKGVDLLIPVDVYVPGCPPRPEALIDGFLKLQKIIEQKRNFAAKA comes from the coding sequence ATCCATGCTCCGGCCTCCTTCGGCCCCGAGGCCCATGTGTTGGTTGGCAATGCCGACCAGTTCGTCAACTGGGCGCGCAAGTCCTCGCTGTGGTACCTGCTGTTTGCCACGGCCTGCTGCGGCATCGAGCTGATGCAGACCGGCGCCTCCCGGTACGACCTCGACCGGTTCGGCGCGGTTTTCCGGGCGTCGCCGAGGCAGTCGGACCTGCTGATTGTCGCGGGCACCATCACCCACAAGATGGCCGATCGGGTCAAGAGGCTCTACGAACAGATGCCGGAGCCCAAGTTCGTCCTCTCGATGGGGTCCTGCGCGAACACCGGCGGTCCCTTCTACAAGGATTCGTACTGCGTGGTGAAGGGGGTGGACCTCCTGATCCCGGTGGACGTCTACGTCCCCGGTTGCCCCCCGCGTCCCGAGGCGCTGATCGACGGCTTCCTGAAGCTCCAGAAGATCATCG
- a CDS encoding NADH-quinone oxidoreductase subunit A, whose amino-acid sequence MLTEFATVLVFIVLGAVTVALLLGLSRLVQPRNPTPVKLSTYECGEVPFGSSWVQFNIRFYVVALIFIIFDVEVALLYPWAVIFQRLGLVAFVEAFIFIVILLVGLAYLWKEGDLDWVRTMQEPPARKGDR is encoded by the coding sequence ATGCTCACAGAGTTTGCAACGGTGCTGGTGTTCATCGTGCTGGGCGCGGTCACGGTGGCGCTCCTGCTCGGGCTCTCGCGGCTGGTGCAACCGCGAAATCCCACACCGGTCAAGCTGTCCACCTACGAGTGCGGAGAGGTGCCGTTCGGATCCTCGTGGGTGCAGTTCAACATCCGCTTCTACGTGGTGGCCCTCATCTTCATCATCTTCGACGTCGAGGTGGCCCTGCTGTACCCGTGGGCCGTCATCTTCCAGCGCCTGGGTCTCGTGGCGTTCGTCGAGGCGTTCATCTTCATCGTGATCCTCCTCGTCGGCTTGGCCTACCTCTGGAAGGAGGGCGACCTGGACTGGGTGCGAACGATGCAGGAGCCCCCCGCGCGGAAGGGAGACCGATGA